A single Methanospirillum lacunae DNA region contains:
- a CDS encoding AMP-binding protein, whose translation MKQEIAHRMTSYEETVRDFRIDVPEFYNFGFDVIDHWAEVDRNKLAMIWVNQEGQEKKYTFRDLRNLSVEAANILIKYGVKKGDHVMLMLHRVPEWWIFVIALIKLGAVVCPSPTMLTAKDLQYRVNAGKFSMLITDMENSDKVEKICRFCPSLKHRMLIDGELPNWISYQYELLYPAPVSRSAISMPFQQKTHSSDPMLIYFTSGTTGEPKMVLHNHGYPLGHIVTARLWQDLNSNDLHFTSSDTGWAKCAWGKIFGQWIEGACLFIYDARGKFKATELLPLIEKYEITTFCCPPTIYRMLIIADLAKYDLRSLRHCVSAGEPLNPEVIRIWKEETGLPIYEGYGQSETCACIATFPCILHKPGSMGKPSPGWQIELHDDDGKPVEPGVEGRIAIGLNPRPVGLVTEYLDNPDANAESFQNGFYYTGDKAYMDDDGYYWFVGRNDDVIKSSGYRIGPFEVESALQEHPAVQESAVVGSPDPLRGMLVKAFIVLKPGYEPSDQLTKDIQKHVKRVTAPYKYPRLIEFMEELPKTLSGKIKRAELRDKEMKRYQESQ comes from the coding sequence ATGAAGCAGGAGATTGCACACCGGATGACCTCATATGAGGAAACGGTTCGTGATTTCAGGATTGATGTTCCTGAATTCTACAACTTCGGTTTTGATGTCATTGATCACTGGGCTGAAGTGGATCGTAACAAACTGGCAATGATATGGGTGAACCAGGAGGGCCAGGAAAAGAAGTATACCTTTCGTGATCTCCGTAACCTCTCTGTTGAAGCCGCCAATATCCTGATCAAATACGGGGTCAAAAAGGGAGACCATGTGATGCTCATGCTCCATCGTGTCCCTGAATGGTGGATATTTGTCATCGCTCTTATCAAACTCGGTGCAGTTGTTTGTCCATCACCCACAATGCTTACCGCAAAGGATCTCCAGTATCGTGTTAATGCCGGCAAGTTCAGCATGCTGATCACCGACATGGAAAATTCTGATAAAGTTGAGAAGATCTGCAGGTTCTGTCCCTCTCTCAAACACAGGATGCTGATTGACGGAGAACTTCCCAACTGGATTAGTTACCAGTACGAACTGCTATATCCGGCTCCGGTCTCCCGATCAGCTATAAGCATGCCATTTCAGCAGAAAACTCATTCTTCTGACCCGATGCTAATATATTTTACATCAGGAACTACAGGAGAGCCAAAGATGGTGCTTCATAATCATGGCTATCCTCTGGGTCACATCGTTACAGCACGTCTCTGGCAGGATCTCAACTCAAACGATCTCCACTTCACCTCATCAGATACCGGATGGGCAAAGTGTGCCTGGGGAAAAATTTTCGGTCAGTGGATAGAAGGTGCCTGCCTCTTTATCTATGATGCAAGGGGCAAGTTCAAAGCAACCGAACTGTTACCTCTGATTGAAAAATATGAGATAACAACCTTCTGCTGTCCGCCAACCATCTACCGGATGCTCATCATTGCTGATCTTGCGAAATATGATCTCAGATCCCTGAGGCACTGTGTGTCAGCAGGTGAGCCTTTGAATCCTGAAGTCATTCGAATCTGGAAAGAAGAGACCGGACTGCCTATCTATGAGGGATATGGACAAAGCGAGACATGTGCATGTATAGCAACATTTCCCTGTATATTGCACAAACCCGGGTCCATGGGTAAGCCATCTCCAGGATGGCAAATAGAACTTCATGATGATGACGGCAAACCAGTAGAACCTGGAGTTGAGGGAAGAATCGCAATTGGCCTTAATCCTCGTCCGGTTGGACTCGTGACAGAATACCTTGATAATCCTGACGCCAACGCGGAGTCATTTCAAAATGGGTTCTACTACACCGGTGACAAAGCATACATGGATGATGACGGGTATTACTGGTTTGTCGGGCGTAATGATGATGTTATCAAAAGTTCAGGGTATCGTATCGGCCCATTTGAAGTGGAAAGTGCACTCCAGGAACATCCTGCAGTACAGGAGTCGGCAGTAGTTGGATCTCCTGATCCGCTCAGGGGAATGCTGGTCAAGGCATTTATTGTCCTCAAACCTGGATATGAACCATCTGATCAGCTTACAAAAGATATCCAGAAGCATGTTAAGCGCGTGACGGCCCCATACAAATATCCCCGACTTATCGAATTTATGGAAGAGTTACCCAAAACTCTGTCCGGAAAGATCAAGCGTGCAGAGCTTCGGGACAAAGAAATGAAGCGATATCAGGAGTCACAATAA
- a CDS encoding metallophosphoesterase — translation MEIEYYPSGPAIQITGDQRILIVADLHMGIESDLLLHGVHLQSRGAERIDRLNALVKDIAPDIILLLGDVKHRVPGTSWQEFRELPSLFSDLRKHTIIKVTPGNHDPGIEEFLKPEELLPKEGSILDGIGVMHGHTRPDSSLAGHLIVAGHHHPVVSLSDEVGIALRSPCYVLAELRNEVFEKPPSEDPKTRVLMVPAFNEFSGYGIEKTFRKPFSPISRAVVIETAECLLADGTYGGDLSSIIRHEHTDCT, via the coding sequence ATGGAAATTGAGTACTATCCATCCGGTCCAGCAATTCAGATAACAGGGGATCAGCGAATATTGATAGTAGCCGATCTACATATGGGCATTGAGTCTGATCTACTACTTCACGGAGTACACCTGCAAAGCAGAGGTGCTGAACGGATTGATCGACTGAATGCTCTTGTAAAAGATATTGCTCCAGATATTATCCTGCTGCTTGGTGATGTAAAACATCGGGTACCCGGGACCTCCTGGCAGGAGTTCCGTGAACTTCCATCACTCTTTTCTGATCTCCGAAAACACACAATAATTAAAGTAACTCCTGGAAATCACGATCCCGGAATTGAAGAATTTTTAAAGCCGGAAGAACTTCTTCCAAAAGAAGGTTCAATTCTTGATGGCATCGGGGTTATGCATGGACATACGCGTCCTGATTCATCTCTTGCAGGCCACCTGATTGTGGCTGGTCATCACCATCCGGTTGTATCATTATCTGATGAAGTGGGCATTGCCCTTAGATCTCCATGTTATGTCCTTGCTGAATTGCGCAACGAAGTATTTGAAAAACCACCATCCGAAGATCCTAAAACTCGTGTACTGATGGTACCTGCATTCAATGAATTCTCGGGGTACGGAATCGAGAAAACGTTCAGAAAACCATTCTCACCCATTTCACGAGCAGTGGTGATCGAGACTGCAGAGTGTCTTCTTGCTGATGGGACATATGGCGGTGACCTCTCTTCAATAATCAGGCATGAGCACACAGACTGTACTTGA
- a CDS encoding TATA-box-binding protein, whose amino-acid sequence MEEKQYESLKIENIVASGAIADSIDLEVISNNIENCELNTKRFPGAVYRMENPKIASLIFSSGKVVLTGIRDNNSLEVGLKLIIGKMKEAGIACYDEPRVAVTNIVCSYDIGNKINLNKVVMTLSLENIEYEPEQFPGLVYRIADPKIVALLFSSGKIILTGGKNMEDIKRGLAFLEQKLGSIM is encoded by the coding sequence ATGGAAGAGAAACAATACGAATCCCTGAAGATCGAAAATATTGTTGCTTCAGGGGCAATCGCTGATTCAATTGATCTTGAGGTGATCTCCAATAATATCGAGAATTGTGAACTCAATACAAAGCGTTTCCCCGGGGCAGTGTACCGGATGGAGAACCCAAAGATTGCCTCACTTATATTTTCTTCAGGAAAAGTGGTCCTGACTGGTATCAGAGATAATAATTCACTTGAAGTCGGACTTAAATTAATCATCGGAAAGATGAAAGAGGCAGGTATCGCCTGTTATGATGAACCACGAGTGGCCGTAACCAACATCGTCTGTTCATACGATATTGGCAACAAGATCAATCTTAACAAGGTGGTCATGACCCTCAGCCTTGAAAATATCGAATACGAACCTGAGCAGTTCCCGGGTCTAGTTTATCGTATTGCAGATCCGAAGATCGTTGCACTGCTCTTTTCTTCTGGAAAGATCATTCTGACTGGAGGGAAAAACATGGAAGACATCAAGCGTGGACTTGCCTTCCTTGAACAGAAGCTTGGCAGCATAATGTGA
- the eif1A gene encoding translation initiation factor eIF-1A, translated as MNYERPDGTVETIRVRLPKKNNREQFGLAELMMGANHIRIRCFDGVTRMGRIKGKIKKRAWIREGDIVIITPWSFQDDKCDISYRYTPPQRDWLKRNKYI; from the coding sequence ATGAATTATGAGCGCCCTGATGGGACTGTTGAGACTATCCGTGTTCGATTGCCGAAAAAAAATAATCGAGAACAGTTTGGTCTTGCAGAATTGATGATGGGGGCAAACCACATCAGGATCCGGTGTTTTGACGGGGTTACCCGCATGGGCAGGATCAAGGGAAAGATCAAGAAACGAGCCTGGATTAGAGAAGGAGATATTGTTATCATAACTCCATGGAGTTTCCAGGACGACAAATGCGATATCTCATACCGCTATACTCCACCTCAGCGAGACTGGTTAAAGCGGAACAAATATATCTAA
- a CDS encoding PKD domain-containing protein — MMGNVKPVWCLVLTILLVAGILPVVGMAEGGNRTAGEATIASMPILFIPNEGQFEDNVSFQAQSSPEQVITVYKDGIEFSPSGNNTTAVQPVLVKLVGANNSTKIIGLNSINGTANYYYGTNSSAWKNGINLTTGVQYTELYPGIALNLSGKGGNLKSEYVVQAGADPTVIKLQYSGQESLSLNQSGDLIIKTAGRDIVDLAPVAYQEINGSKVKVNCSYKIGSDNSVSFTLGSYDKSKELVIDPVMRYSLYFGGDGRDQGNCIAVDNDGYAYFIGTTWSDHLKYLKNQTIATGMSAEGLAPGSVQPYYGGGDKDAFIIKINPDGTDLVYISYIGGSGTDEGTGLVIDKEGNAYIAGGTNSADFPVKNAFRNKISGGYDAWVAKLDPSGKNLVFSTYVGGTSDDFAYGLAIDDKKDVFITGETKSWDYPVVNRYQLSPFGGMSDAFITKLVPEGNSIVYSNFIGGSAMEAGSAVTIDPNGYACIVGQTESPNFQVIKPYQSSLKGTFNAFVTKFDPEGKYPAAYSTYLGGSNWDDGKGIIAHPDGSLTVVGSTKSPDFPTVNPIQPQLKGLQDGFIATLTPDGSSLNQSTYFGGSMVDSISAVAQDSSNSIYIVGTSDSPDLPTILAYQSKLGGKSDLMLTKFNPTISQIEYCTYLGGSDIDEGRGVAVTGEGDAYMTGYTTSINFPKVWPYQQNYGDGDRDAFVAVISNHDMIPVTDFVGVPTDGEAPLTVQFNDTSLGIPTSWAWEFGDGTNSTERNPVHVYEKPGVYTVSLTASNIVSSQKKTKENYITVREPVKPPVADFNANPQSGVIPLSVVFNDLTTNQPTAWSWVFGDGGSSQEQNPTHVYTVAGTYTVNLTASNKAGSSSKEKPQFINALPDVVKPVADFNANPTTGNAPLQVNFTDLSKNNPTAWRWDFGDGQTATQQNPTHVFTNPGVYSVTLNVSNTAGSDQITKPNLITANQSTPCPIADFTGAPTNGSAPLKVSFVDLSKNNPTTWAWKFGDGKDSVEKNPTHTYDAPGKYTVELVVTNIAGSDRKVIPDYINVTKAGTPPTAQFRGSPTVGIAPLTVSFTDLSGGNPTKWVWNFGDGSTSEEQHPVHVYQSVGEYTVTLTAKNEFGENTKVQEKYIHVLDKPVPLKAAFMGEPTAGVAPLNVKFTDLSTGNPTAWLWNFGDGTNGTDKNPNHVYTQPGDYTVLLTAIRGDDRSTEIRYQYIHVDPAGKPPVPDFVASPVSGKAPLTVCFTDLSSNNPTAWKWDFGDGQFAAEQNPTHVFQTPGTYTVCLEASNAFGSAKACKQNLVTVTEAKEPALFYGHITVDGDQAPCNTIVEARGNGVETGIAGNPSTTIEVGNYGIPDPLKVQGTIKNGEPVTFWVKTPGSADFVKAECYDLYGKANWTDSYPFRGGEKTRLDLRVGGEGIPPMPVLPHEFFGEVTYNGQPLPVGSTISVKGDNIIEGHVGNPLPVTSPGVYGFEKLQRLVAQGDLKGGQPLTFWVTPSGSNEAIQAQVRDVESGGDWASSFPYFEGGLTRLSLRADGGKPPVPTTPMTVSGTVMINGLPVAPGSLITADGSGVKIGVENNPIQVNVPGKFGDKTKLTVQGNIPDGSPISFKIYDAVTGQEHVAEVKDQTTGQWVKSYPFTAGSDVVLDLRSTGIIPMAVNSS; from the coding sequence ATGATGGGGAATGTTAAGCCAGTTTGGTGCCTCGTTCTGACCATTCTTCTGGTTGCAGGTATCCTCCCTGTAGTTGGCATGGCAGAAGGAGGAAACAGAACGGCAGGGGAGGCTACTATTGCCTCGATGCCCATTTTGTTCATTCCGAATGAAGGGCAATTCGAAGATAATGTATCGTTTCAGGCTCAGTCGTCACCAGAACAGGTGATCACTGTATACAAGGATGGAATTGAGTTCAGCCCATCCGGCAACAACACGACGGCAGTACAACCTGTCCTGGTAAAACTTGTCGGGGCTAATAACAGCACCAAGATTATTGGGCTGAATTCAATAAACGGAACCGCAAACTATTACTACGGCACTAATTCATCGGCCTGGAAAAACGGAATAAACCTGACTACCGGTGTCCAGTATACTGAACTCTATCCGGGTATTGCCCTTAACCTTTCAGGAAAGGGTGGAAACCTAAAGAGCGAGTATGTAGTTCAGGCAGGGGCAGACCCGACCGTAATAAAACTGCAGTACTCAGGTCAGGAATCGCTCAGCCTGAATCAATCTGGTGATCTTATCATCAAGACCGCTGGTCGTGATATTGTCGATCTGGCTCCTGTTGCCTATCAGGAAATCAACGGATCAAAAGTCAAGGTTAATTGTTCATACAAGATTGGATCAGATAATTCTGTATCATTCACACTTGGGTCCTACGATAAATCAAAGGAACTTGTCATCGATCCGGTGATGAGATACTCATTATACTTTGGTGGAGATGGCAGAGACCAGGGTAATTGCATTGCTGTAGATAACGACGGTTATGCATATTTCATTGGAACAACCTGGTCTGATCATCTGAAGTACCTAAAAAATCAGACTATTGCCACTGGTATGAGTGCTGAAGGACTTGCACCCGGCAGTGTCCAACCATATTATGGTGGTGGTGATAAGGATGCATTCATTATCAAGATCAATCCAGATGGTACCGACCTCGTATACATCTCCTATATCGGTGGCAGTGGCACAGATGAGGGAACGGGTCTTGTCATTGATAAAGAAGGTAATGCATACATTGCCGGTGGTACAAATTCTGCTGATTTCCCTGTAAAGAATGCATTCAGAAACAAGATATCTGGTGGATATGACGCCTGGGTTGCCAAACTTGACCCAAGTGGTAAAAATCTTGTTTTTTCCACGTATGTTGGTGGAACATCTGATGACTTTGCGTATGGTCTCGCAATAGATGATAAAAAAGATGTTTTCATTACCGGAGAGACTAAATCCTGGGATTATCCTGTTGTAAACCGGTACCAGTTATCCCCGTTCGGTGGAATGAGTGATGCTTTTATCACCAAACTGGTTCCTGAAGGTAACTCGATTGTCTATTCCAACTTCATCGGGGGAAGTGCGATGGAAGCCGGTAGTGCAGTAACCATTGATCCTAATGGATACGCATGTATTGTTGGACAGACTGAATCACCAAACTTCCAGGTAATTAAGCCATATCAGTCCTCCCTGAAAGGAACATTCAACGCATTTGTTACCAAGTTTGATCCTGAAGGAAAATATCCGGCAGCATATTCCACCTATCTTGGAGGAAGTAACTGGGATGATGGAAAAGGTATTATTGCACATCCGGATGGCTCACTTACAGTCGTTGGTTCAACAAAGTCTCCTGATTTCCCAACAGTAAACCCGATTCAGCCACAGCTTAAAGGACTTCAGGATGGATTTATTGCCACCCTGACCCCAGATGGTTCCTCTCTTAACCAGAGTACGTACTTTGGAGGGTCAATGGTGGATTCCATTAGTGCAGTTGCACAAGACTCCTCTAACAGTATCTATATTGTGGGAACCTCTGACTCCCCGGATCTTCCAACCATTCTGGCATACCAGTCTAAGCTTGGTGGAAAATCTGATTTGATGCTCACCAAGTTCAACCCCACTATTAGTCAGATTGAGTACTGCACCTATCTTGGTGGGTCAGATATTGATGAGGGCAGAGGGGTTGCAGTAACTGGTGAAGGAGATGCGTATATGACCGGATATACCACCTCAATAAACTTCCCCAAGGTCTGGCCTTACCAACAGAATTATGGTGATGGTGACCGTGATGCATTTGTCGCAGTTATATCCAACCATGACATGATCCCGGTAACCGACTTTGTCGGTGTCCCAACAGACGGAGAAGCTCCGCTGACAGTCCAGTTCAATGATACCTCACTTGGTATTCCAACATCCTGGGCATGGGAGTTCGGAGATGGCACTAACTCAACTGAACGTAACCCGGTTCATGTATATGAGAAACCAGGTGTCTACACAGTTTCACTCACTGCATCCAACATTGTGTCCAGTCAGAAGAAGACAAAGGAAAACTATATAACAGTCCGTGAACCGGTAAAACCACCGGTTGCTGACTTTAATGCAAATCCACAATCCGGTGTAATTCCGCTCAGTGTTGTCTTCAATGACCTTACAACCAATCAGCCAACTGCATGGTCATGGGTCTTTGGAGATGGCGGCAGTTCTCAGGAACAGAATCCAACCCATGTATATACTGTTGCAGGAACCTACACAGTTAACCTGACAGCAAGTAACAAGGCTGGTTCTTCCTCTAAAGAAAAGCCGCAGTTCATCAATGCATTACCTGATGTTGTAAAACCGGTGGCAGATTTCAATGCAAACCCAACCACCGGGAATGCTCCACTCCAGGTGAACTTCACTGATCTTTCGAAGAATAACCCAACTGCATGGAGATGGGACTTTGGAGATGGGCAGACTGCAACACAGCAGAATCCAACCCATGTCTTCACGAATCCAGGTGTTTATTCAGTCACTCTGAATGTAAGCAACACTGCAGGTTCAGATCAGATAACAAAACCAAATCTTATCACTGCAAACCAGTCGACTCCATGTCCGATAGCTGACTTTACCGGAGCTCCGACTAACGGTTCTGCTCCGTTGAAGGTCTCCTTTGTAGATCTTTCCAAGAACAACCCGACTACATGGGCTTGGAAATTTGGTGATGGAAAAGATTCAGTAGAGAAGAATCCGACACACACCTATGATGCTCCAGGAAAGTACACTGTAGAACTTGTCGTCACAAACATTGCAGGATCAGACCGGAAGGTAATTCCTGATTACATCAATGTGACCAAAGCAGGCACTCCGCCAACCGCCCAGTTCAGAGGTTCTCCGACAGTCGGAATTGCACCTCTCACTGTAAGCTTTACTGACCTTTCCGGCGGTAACCCGACAAAATGGGTGTGGAACTTTGGTGATGGTTCAACCTCTGAAGAGCAGCATCCGGTTCATGTGTACCAGTCAGTCGGTGAATACACCGTAACTCTGACTGCCAAGAATGAATTTGGTGAGAACACCAAGGTACAGGAGAAGTACATCCATGTGCTTGACAAACCGGTTCCACTCAAGGCAGCATTCATGGGTGAACCAACAGCAGGTGTTGCACCGCTGAATGTCAAATTTACTGATCTCTCTACTGGAAACCCGACAGCATGGCTCTGGAACTTTGGTGACGGAACCAATGGAACTGATAAGAATCCGAACCATGTCTATACACAACCTGGCGATTACACAGTCCTGCTGACTGCTATCAGAGGTGACGACAGGTCAACAGAAATACGATATCAGTACATCCATGTCGATCCGGCAGGCAAGCCACCTGTACCTGATTTCGTAGCCTCTCCGGTAAGCGGTAAGGCTCCGCTGACGGTTTGTTTCACTGATCTCTCATCCAATAACCCGACAGCATGGAAATGGGACTTTGGAGACGGACAGTTTGCAGCTGAACAGAATCCAACTCATGTATTCCAGACACCTGGAACGTACACCGTATGTCTGGAAGCATCCAACGCCTTCGGATCAGCCAAGGCATGTAAACAGAATCTGGTAACTGTCACTGAAGCCAAAGAACCAGCACTGTTCTACGGTCACATTACAGTTGACGGAGACCAGGCACCATGCAATACCATAGTCGAAGCACGTGGAAATGGTGTGGAGACCGGTATTGCAGGGAATCCATCAACAACAATTGAAGTAGGAAATTACGGTATTCCGGATCCGCTGAAGGTACAGGGAACCATCAAGAATGGTGAGCCTGTAACCTTCTGGGTGAAGACTCCTGGATCAGCAGATTTCGTTAAGGCAGAATGTTACGACCTCTATGGAAAAGCAAACTGGACTGATTCATATCCATTCCGTGGCGGTGAAAAGACCCGGCTTGACCTTCGTGTAGGTGGAGAAGGAATTCCACCAATGCCGGTCCTTCCACATGAGTTCTTCGGAGAGGTTACCTACAACGGCCAGCCGCTGCCTGTCGGTTCAACCATCTCTGTAAAAGGCGACAATATCATCGAAGGACATGTAGGCAACCCACTTCCGGTTACCTCACCCGGTGTATATGGATTTGAAAAACTGCAGCGGCTCGTTGCACAGGGAGATCTGAAGGGTGGTCAACCACTTACCTTCTGGGTCACACCATCCGGATCCAATGAAGCAATCCAGGCACAGGTCAGGGATGTTGAGTCAGGTGGAGACTGGGCAAGTTCATTCCCGTACTTCGAGGGTGGACTTACCCGGCTATCACTGCGGGCTGACGGAGGGAAACCTCCCGTTCCAACTACTCCGATGACAGTGTCTGGAACTGTTATGATCAATGGCTTGCCTGTAGCACCTGGTTCTCTCATCACTGCTGATGGGAGTGGTGTGAAAATTGGAGTGGAGAACAACCCAATCCAGGTAAATGTCCCCGGAAAATTCGGTGATAAGACAAAACTTACAGTCCAGGGTAATATTCCCGATGGTTCACCGATATCTTTCAAGATCTATGATGCAGTAACCGGACAGGAGCATGTTGCAGAAGTGAAGGATCAGACTACCGGCCAGTGGGTTAAATCATATCCATTCACTGCAGGTAGTGATGTTGTCCTTGACCTCAGATCCACCGGTATTATACCGATGGCTGTCAACTCATCATAA
- a CDS encoding DEAD/DEAH box helicase, with product MSTQTVLDPRVVACIAERGFDEFSEVQQRAIPKVLAREHLLLIAPTGTGKTESAMIPVFNQMLSAGAGGGKGFTTLYITPLRSLNRDILRRMEWWCSRLGFTVGVRHGDTTQSERRKQTLSPPDLLVTTPETLQAIYMGRRLREHLKQIRFVILDEIHDLAGTKRGAQMSIALERLVPYAGEFQRIGLSATVGNPEEVARFMTGRRPYTIVEVPVTKHLAITVELTGEKFEDQVKLIRKHIKEGPPTLIFVNTRATAESLGMNLLKDGGIDVHHGSLSRDVRIEAEERFKNGEIRALICTSSMELGIDIGHVDHVIQFGSPREVSRLVQRVGRAGHQIGKISRGTIIASGFDDLAESLVITRRALAGQVEEVVPTYQAGDAIANQIAAMAVEYGEISTDDITSILSGSSISLDAESIVPAIISQLAEHYILRRDGTRVITTGRARKYLSNNLSMIPDERKFPIYDMVSRRTVGSLDESFVVTYLHTGAVFIARGHLWRVLEMEEGKITVEPAKSAEGELPSWEGEQIPVPFAVAREVGALRRTRQFTDYTSDQVVTRYAEAYLVAVENNRGIIPTDEIITLEQIPEGVVINLCAGHQTNEAFGRVISILISARWGTTVGIELDAYRILLRLPREVVAGDVLEIIHGLDPEHLRAILEVALKRTSLFKWKLVQIAKKFGAIDADADYERLSMHRLGELLSMPAIQAETYRELFSRYMDVTHATEIVNGIKEGSITMVLGLPSMIGASGIFSHRDQIPPPTADQAVIATIKHRLAKQEVILVCMNCRKWKVRTIVDRVSDHPVCGHCNARLIAALKPYEEEQYSIANKKTKNTQEKEIERRLIKNANIVLSSGKKAVLVLAAKGVGPDTASRILATWTDGDSLYREILKAERNFIRTHRFWQS from the coding sequence ATGAGCACACAGACTGTACTTGATCCACGAGTCGTCGCATGTATAGCGGAGCGTGGATTTGATGAATTCTCTGAAGTCCAGCAACGTGCGATACCAAAGGTGCTAGCCCGAGAACATCTGCTCCTTATTGCCCCTACAGGAACTGGTAAGACAGAAAGTGCAATGATTCCAGTATTCAACCAGATGCTTTCAGCTGGTGCTGGTGGAGGGAAGGGATTTACCACACTCTATATTACGCCACTCAGATCTTTGAACCGGGACATTCTTCGCAGAATGGAATGGTGGTGCAGCAGGCTCGGATTCACGGTAGGTGTGAGGCATGGAGATACCACCCAGAGTGAACGAAGGAAACAGACTCTTTCGCCCCCTGATCTTCTGGTGACAACACCTGAAACCCTTCAGGCTATCTACATGGGCAGGCGTCTTCGTGAGCATCTGAAACAGATACGATTTGTAATTCTTGACGAGATTCACGATCTCGCAGGGACAAAACGGGGAGCCCAGATGAGTATAGCTCTAGAACGCCTCGTACCATACGCAGGAGAATTTCAGCGCATCGGTCTCTCAGCAACGGTAGGAAATCCTGAAGAAGTAGCCCGGTTCATGACCGGCAGACGACCCTATACCATTGTTGAAGTTCCGGTCACAAAGCACCTCGCTATCACGGTAGAACTCACTGGTGAAAAGTTTGAGGATCAGGTAAAACTCATCAGAAAGCACATCAAAGAAGGTCCGCCAACACTTATTTTTGTCAATACACGTGCTACTGCTGAATCACTCGGGATGAACCTCCTCAAAGATGGCGGAATTGATGTGCATCACGGTTCTCTTTCACGAGACGTCAGGATAGAGGCTGAAGAACGTTTTAAGAATGGTGAAATCAGGGCACTCATCTGTACATCCTCAATGGAACTTGGAATCGATATCGGTCATGTTGATCATGTTATCCAGTTTGGTTCCCCCCGGGAGGTCAGCCGGCTGGTTCAGAGAGTCGGTAGGGCCGGACATCAGATTGGAAAGATATCCAGGGGCACCATCATTGCCAGTGGATTTGATGATCTTGCTGAGTCACTGGTGATCACAAGACGGGCTCTTGCCGGACAAGTCGAAGAAGTGGTCCCGACATACCAGGCCGGTGATGCAATTGCAAACCAGATAGCGGCGATGGCTGTTGAGTATGGAGAGATTTCAACAGATGATATCACCTCAATTCTTTCTGGCTCATCCATCTCTCTTGATGCCGAATCAATAGTCCCGGCAATAATTTCACAACTGGCAGAACATTACATCCTGAGACGGGATGGAACCAGGGTTATTACTACCGGCAGGGCTCGCAAGTACCTCTCCAATAATCTCTCGATGATCCCTGATGAACGGAAATTCCCGATCTATGATATGGTCTCAAGACGTACAGTCGGATCCCTCGATGAATCATTCGTTGTTACCTATCTACATACAGGTGCTGTGTTCATTGCCCGTGGTCATCTCTGGCGTGTTCTTGAGATGGAAGAAGGAAAGATCACTGTAGAACCCGCAAAAAGTGCAGAAGGGGAACTGCCATCTTGGGAAGGAGAGCAAATCCCAGTTCCCTTTGCGGTTGCACGTGAAGTTGGTGCTCTCAGACGAACCCGGCAATTTACCGATTACACATCAGATCAGGTAGTAACCAGATACGCAGAAGCATATCTTGTTGCAGTAGAGAATAACCGGGGTATCATTCCGACTGACGAGATTATTACCCTGGAGCAAATCCCAGAAGGTGTTGTCATTAATCTTTGTGCCGGTCACCAGACTAATGAAGCATTCGGCAGGGTTATTTCAATCCTAATTTCAGCACGTTGGGGGACAACCGTTGGAATTGAACTCGATGCATACCGGATCCTCCTGAGACTCCCAAGAGAGGTAGTTGCAGGTGATGTGCTGGAGATTATACATGGATTGGATCCAGAACATCTTCGGGCAATTCTGGAAGTTGCACTCAAACGAACATCTCTCTTTAAATGGAAACTCGTTCAGATCGCAAAAAAATTTGGAGCGATTGATGCTGATGCTGATTATGAACGTCTGAGTATGCACAGACTTGGGGAGCTCCTCTCAATGCCTGCAATCCAGGCTGAAACTTATCGTGAACTCTTCTCACGGTACATGGATGTAACTCACGCCACTGAGATCGTAAATGGTATAAAAGAAGGATCCATCACAATGGTACTTGGTCTGCCGAGCATGATCGGGGCTTCGGGGATCTTCTCTCATCGCGATCAAATTCCACCACCCACAGCTGATCAGGCTGTTATCGCCACAATAAAACACAGGCTGGCAAAACAGGAGGTGATTCTTGTCTGTATGAACTGTAGAAAATGGAAAGTCAGAACCATTGTTGACCGGGTTTCTGATCACCCGGTTTGTGGGCATTGTAATGCCAGACTTATAGCTGCACTCAAACCATACGAAGAGGAACAGTACAGCATAGCAAATAAAAAGACCAAAAATACCCAGGAGAAGGAGATAGAACGTCGTCTTATCAAAAACGCAAATATTGTGCTTTCGAGCGGGAAAAAGGCAGTTCTTGTTCTTGCAGCAAAAGGGGTCGGCCCTGATACAGCGTCTCGGATTCTGGCAACATGGACAGATGGTGATTCACTGTATCGTGAAATTTTAAAAGCCGAACGTAACTTTATTAGAACTCACAGATTCTGGCAATCATAA